A part of Populus alba chromosome 8, ASM523922v2, whole genome shotgun sequence genomic DNA contains:
- the LOC118061036 gene encoding CASP-like protein 1E1, which produces MESQNKASLPVMDGLERRVASRSEGARTCDLLLRVLALVLTLAAAIVLGVDKQTKVVPIKILDTLPPISLPVSAKWHYLPAFTYSVASNAIACSYAALSLALSVSGKKGMMSIVVVLDLLMVALLFSSNGAALAIGLMGYQGNSHVRWTKVCNVFGRFCNQVAVSISLSLLGSIVFLFLVGTTSLRLLKKSK; this is translated from the exons ATGGAGAGCCAGAACAAGGCCAGTCTTCCAGTAATGGATGGGCTTGAGAGGAGAGTGGCGAGCCGAAGTGAAGGAGCAAGGACATGTGACTTGCTTCTACGAGTTCTAGCCTTGGTACTGACTCTGGCCGCTGCTATAGTTCTTGGGGTAGACAAGCAGACCAAGGTTGTTCCGATTAAGATTCTGGATACCCTGCCGCCGATTAGCCTTCCTGTCTCTGCAAAGTGGCATTACTTGCCTGCCTTTAC GTATTCTGTTGCATCAAATGCGATAGCATGTTCATACGCTGCTCTCTCTCTAGCCCTCTCCGTGAGTGGAAAGAAGGGGATGATGTCCATCGTCGTCGTTCTTGACCTGCTGATGGTGGCACTGCTGTTTTCCAGTAACGGAGCTGCCTTGGCCATTGGTCTCATGGGTTACCAAGGGAATTCGCATGTGAGGTGGACCAAAGTGTGCAATGTTTTTGGGAGATTTTGCAATCAGGTTGCAGTTTCTATTTCCCTTTCTCTGCTCGGTTCCATCGTCTTCCTCTTCCTCGTCGGCACCACCTCTTTGCGGCTTCTCAAGAAATCCAAGTGA
- the LOC118061035 gene encoding cytochrome P450 81E8 yields the protein MPNTYLYSLFGFFLLVLAVKFLLATGKKRKNLPPSPPAIPIIGHLHLLKQPIHRTLEILSRKYGPIVFLRFGSRSVILVSSPSLAEECFTKNDINFANRPPFLNGKHLHYNFTTVASANYGDHWRNLRRICAIEIFSSSRLSSSSGIRRDEIKHLARRLQQVSNSGFAKVDLRSVFTDLTFNIVMRMIAGKRYYGEGVDLIEEANKFKETMREYADLGGLTNLADVFPIFQSVDYNGFVKKCVGLNKRMDLILQGLVDEHRRDRDRNTMINHLLTLQDSQPEYYTEDIIKGLILIMLLAGTRTLSTSLEWAVCNLLNHPDVEKKAREELDAQIGQEHMVDEADISKLPYLQSVILESLRLHPVVPLLAPHMSSADCTIGGYDVPAGTILFANAWAIHRDPALWNDPTSFKPERFENWKSEAYTHMPFGMGRRACPGEGLAQRIMAATLGSLIQCFEWEKVDGKDIDMTDKMHTLMCRVEPAEAMCRVRPHMVHLLS from the exons ATGCCTAACACTTATCTATACTCGCTCTttggttttttccttcttgtcCTTGCCGTTAAGTTCTTGCTAGCAACAGGAAAAAAGCGCAAAAATCTCCCACCAAGCCCGCCAGCTATTCCGATCATCGgccatcttcatcttctcaaACAACCCATCCATCGAACTCTTGAGATTCTCTCAAGAAAATATGGCCCAATCGTCTTTCTTCGATTTGGTTCCCGCTCCGTGATTCTTGTATCCTCCCCATCTCTGGCAGAAGAATGCTTCACCAAGAACGACATCAACTTCGCTAACCGCCCTCCCTTTCTAAACGGCAAGCACTTACATTACAACTTCACCACGGTTGCTTCAGCCAACTATGGTGATCACTGGCGCAACCTTCGCCGCATATGCGCAATTGAGATCTTCTCGTCCTCCCGCCTCAGCTCCTCTTCGGGCATCCGAAGAGACGAAATCAAGCACTTAGCACGCAGACTTCAGCAGGTTTCCAACAGCGGTTTTGCTAAGGTAGATTTAAGGTCCGTGTTTACAGACCTGACGTTTAATATCGTAATGAGAATGATCGCAGGGAAGCGGTATTACGGTGAAGGTGTGGATTTAATTGAGGAGGCAAACAAGTTCAAGGAGACCATGCGAGAGTATGCTGACCTCGGTGGGCTGACAAATCTAGCAGATGTGTTCCCAATCTTCCAGAGTGTTGATTATAATGGATTCGTGAAGAAGTGCGTGGGGCTCAATAAGAGGATGGATTTGATCTTGCAAGGACTGGTTGATGAGCATCGACGTGACAGGGATAGAAACACCATGATAAACCACTTGCTTACTCTGCAGGATTCTCAACCGGAATACTACACAGAGGACATAATTAAAGGGCTTATTCTG ATAATGTTGCTTGCAGGGACAAGGACCCTCAGTACATCTTTAGAATGGGCAGTTTGCAATCTGCTGAACCATCCTGATGTGGAAAAGAAAGCAAGAGAAGAATTGGATGCTCAGATTGGTCAGGAGCACATGGTAGATGAAGCAGATATCTCGAAACTACCCTACCTTCAAAGTGTCATCCTTGAGAGCTTACGATTGCATCCGGTTGTTCCGCTCCTAGCACCGCACATGTCATCGGCAGACTGTACCATCGGAGGATACGATGTCCCCGCCGGTACAATTCTGTTTGCAAATGCGTGGGCTATTCACAGAGATCCTGCTCTGTGGAATGACCCGACGAGTTTCAAGCCTGAGAGATTTGAAAACTGGAAATCGGAAGCATACACGCACATGCCTTTCGGGATGGGGAGGAGAGCCTGTCCCGGGGAGGGGCTGGCGCAGAGAATAATGGCCGCAACACTGGGCTCGTTGATTCAATGCTTCGAGTGGGAGAAGGTTGATGGAAAGGACATCGACATGACTGACAAGATGCACACACTCATGTGCAGAGTAGAGCCAGCTGAGGCCATGTGTAGAGTGCGCCCACACATGGTTCATCTTCTCTCCTAG
- the LOC118061034 gene encoding uncharacterized protein, which produces MQVLSNARGLTRILKPQILLNSVPSDHKLIIYSQCQSLHSYSSRSLPSGNYCFATVRDVMYSRTSKGSFCTASGGESTATEAVKKIYDDIIDSVNVRRTMAPNAWLWSLIENCKTREDIKLLFDALQNLRRFRLSNLRIHDNFNCNLCREVTKACARLGAVDFGKKALWNHNMYGLTPSVASANHLLLYAKHHNDVKLMAEVMKLLERNHIPLQPSTADLVSSICYNSDNWELISKYSRKFLKAGVKLRRHAFDLWMDFAAKRGDTESLWKTEKVRSESMKQHTLVSAFSCAKGLILEGKPLDAAAVIQVLDQTLPDTKKLGMVVELQKLVNEWPMAVVKHQKEENRKALAAVLKSGIPAMVNGLPNMGVEAKVNLEDLAIKEEIPC; this is translated from the exons ATGCAAGTCCTATCAAACGCGCGTGGACTCACCAGGATTTTGAAGCCTCAAATTCTCCTCAACTCAGTACCCTCAGATCACAAATTAATCATCTATTCTCAATGTCAAAGCCTCCACTCTTACTCCTCGCGCTCCCTCCCCTCAG GAAATTATTGTTTCGCAACGGTGCGAGATGTAATGTACTCTAGGACATCAAAGGGTTCGTTTTGTACTGCCAGTGGTGGAGAGAGCACTGCAACag AGGCTGTGAAGAAGAtttatgatgatattattgACTCGGTGAATGTTAGACGCACAATGGCGCCGAATGCATGGTTGTGGTCATTGATTGAGAATTGCAAGACCCGTGAGGATATTAAGCTTCTTTTTGATGCTTTGCAAAATCTCCGAAGATTT AGATTGTCAAATCTTCGAATTCATGACAATTTTAATTGCAATCTTTGCCGCGAAGTTACTAAAGCATGTGCTCGTTTGGGGGCTGTTGACTTCG GAAAGAAGGCCTTGTGGAATCATAATATGTATGGACTGACTCCAAGTGTTGCATCTGCCAACCATTTGCTG TTGTATGCTAAGCATCATAATGATGTCAAACTCATGGCTGAAGTAATGAAACTTCTGGAAAGGAATCACATCCCATTACAGCCCAGTACCGCGGATCTTGTTTCCAG CATCTGTTACAATTCTGATAACTGGGAGTTGATTTCTAAGTATTCAAGAAAGTTTCTCAAGGCTGGGGTAAAACTGCGCAGACATGCATTTGACCTATGGATGGATTTTGCTGCCAAAAGAG GAGATACTGAATCATTATGGAAAACTGAGAAGGTTAGATCTGAGTCGATGAAGCAGCACACTCTTGTGAGTGCGTTTTCATGTGCTAAG GGTTTAATACTAGAAGGCAAGCCTCTGGATGCTGCTGCTGTTATTCAAGTCCTTGATCAG ACATTACCTGACACCAAGAAGTTAGGTATGGTGGTTGAACTTCAGAAGTTGGTAAATGAATGGCCTATGGCTGTTGTCAAACACCAGAAAGAGGAAAATAGGAAG GCGCTAGCTGCTGTATTAAAATCTGGCATTCCTGCAATGGTTAATGGTCTACCAAACATGGGCGTGGAGGCGAAAGTAAATTTGGAAGACCTAGCAATTAAGGAAGAAATCCCATGCTAA